One Bufo gargarizans isolate SCDJY-AF-19 chromosome 4, ASM1485885v1, whole genome shotgun sequence DNA window includes the following coding sequences:
- the LOC122933675 gene encoding gastrula zinc finger protein XlCGF57.1-like, which produces MSDFRTDDCGVTEETHEEHAIISDVSSAFHSKDLSSDPLDGFQSSDSSQTVKQNKSHRRSVHHQRSHTRENALSCSECGKCFKSKSDLTRHERTHTGEKPFSCSECEKYFYRKSHLIIHKRTHTGEKPFPCSECGKYFNCKSELVIHERTHTGEKPFSCSECKKHFNRKSHLVRHQRIHTGEKPFSCSECEKYFSCKSHLVRHQRIHTGEKPFSCSECEKHFNCKSHLVSHQRTHTGEKPFSCSECGKCFKEKSKLLYHQTIHTGAKPCSCLECGKCFIDKSSLIKHQRSHTGEKPFTCSECGKCFTDKSILVIHERSHTGEKPFFCLECGKCFTYKSRLVVHQRIHTGEKPFSCLECGKCFIAKSILFKHQRIHTGEKPFSCSECEKHFNSKSNLVIHERTHTGEKPFSCSACGKCFQQKSHLLNHQIIHTVAKPFSCLECRKYFAYKSSLVKHQRSHTEKKPFSCSECGKSYAQKAYLVIHERTHTGEKPFSCLQCGKSYTQKPCLVIHERTHTGEKPFSCLQCGKSFIQKSNLVRHQRIHTGKK; this is translated from the coding sequence ATGTCAGATTTTAGAACAGATGATTGTGGTGTCACAGAAGAGACACATGAAGAGCATGCCATTATCTCAGATGTATCCTCAGCCTTTCACAGCAAAGATCTATCATCAGATCCTTTAGATGGATTTcaatcttctgattcatcacagactgtCAAGCAAAATAAAAGCCACAGAAGAAGTGTTCATCATCAAAGAAGTCATACAAGGGAGAATGctctttcatgctcagaatgtgggaaatgttttaaatctAAATCAGATCTTACTAGacatgagagaactcacacaggggagaagccattttcatgttcagaatgtgaaaaatatTTTTACCGTAAATCACATCTTATTATACacaagagaactcacacaggggagaagccatttccatgttcagaatgtgggaaatattttaacTGTAAATCAGagcttgttatacatgagagaactcatacaggggagaagccattttcatgttcagaatgtaaaaaacattttaaccgtaaatcacatcttgttagacatcagagaattcacacaggggaaaagccattttcatgttcagaatgtgaaaaatattttagctgtaaatcacatcttgttcgacatcagagaattcacacaggggagaagccattttcatgttcagaatgtgaaaaacattttaactgtaaatcacatcttgttagtcatcagagaactcacacaggggagaagccattttcatgttcagaatgtgggaaatgttttaaggagAAATCAAAACTTCTTTACCATCAGACAATTCACACAGGGGCAAAGCCAtgttcttgtttagaatgtgggaaatgttttattgataaatcaagtcttattaaacatcaaagaagtcacacaggggagaagccatttacatgctcagaatgtggaaaatgttttactgataaatcaattcttgttatacatgagagaagtcacacaggggagaagccatttttttgtttagaatgtgggaaatgttttacatatAAATCACGTCtagttgtacatcagagaattcacacaggggaaaagccattttcttgtttagaatgtgggaaatgttttatagcTAAATCAATTCtttttaaacatcagagaattcacacaggggagaagccattttcatgttcagaatgtgaaaaacattttaactctaaatcaaatcttgttatacatgagagaactcacacaggggagaagccattttcatgttcagcatgtgggaaatgttttcaacAGAAATCACATCTTCTTAACCATCAGATAATTCATACAGTGGCGAAGCCATTTTCCTGTTTAGAATGTCGGAAATATTTTGCttataaatcaagtcttgttaaacatcagagaagtcacacagagaAGAAGCCATtctcatgctcagaatgtgggaaatcttacGCACAGAAAGcatatcttgttatacatgagagaactcacacaggggagaagccattttcttgctTACAATGTGGGAAATCTTACACACAGAAACCatgtcttgttatacatgagagaactcacacaggggagaagccattttcttgtttacaatgtgggaaatctttcatacagaaatcaaatcttgttagacatcagagaattcatacTGGAAAGAAGTGA